A stretch of the Argentina anserina chromosome 6, drPotAnse1.1, whole genome shotgun sequence genome encodes the following:
- the LOC126800286 gene encoding uncharacterized protein LOC126800286 isoform X1, translating to MTTMDVKGITWVGCVYEKFESMCLEVEENMYQDTVNFVEDQVQTVGESVKKFYADVMQDFLCHSSLDQDDISPCGFPVEHYSDGSKKSKLKKEHAKVGVEEVNGDSEVISSVEKNVNCSGLFHRQRVYDSCTKSSGNCAKVELPDLYSRQEYSMRSYSKKVVVKETPIKDRLQGANTAVGKDFSRVSLSCSEFSNENIDTLCDQPDEGITPSKPVEGMRCNSMRESCVAANASQCTNDIVINSQSPDMIILDKFDGKRWNELPESSIGGLSAEVNGGSNISLVDESNSVEHGTVIIQQSDKAKLEETCVLVSGEELHFIHHSVANCNPYKKKIPKAFTSRTSSVRQQEYKQLALWHGHHTNSFLEGEEESNKSQTHDFCESEWEIL from the exons ATGACCACGATGGATGTCAAAGGTATAACCTGGGTTGGGTGTGTGTACGAAAAATTCGAATCTATGTGCTTGGAGGTGGAAGAAAATATGTACCAG GACACAGTTAATTTTGTTGAAGATCAGGTACAGACTGTTGGGGAGAGTGTTAAAAAGTTTTATGCAGATGTAATGCAAGATTTTCTCTGTCACTCTTCATTAGATCAAGATGACATATCACCCTGTGGTTTTCCTGTTGAACATTATTCAGATGGTTCTAAGAAATCAAAGCTTAAGAAAGAACACGCAAAGGTTGGTGTTGAAGAAGTGAATGGGGATTCAGAGGTAATTTCTTCTGTGGAGAAGAATGTAAACTGTTCAGGATTGTTCCATAGACAGCGTGTCTATGATTCTTGCACAAAATCCTCAGGCAATTGTGCCAAAGTAGAACTGCCTGACTTGTATTCAAGACAAGAGTATAGTATGAGAAGTTATAGTAAGAAAGTGGTTGTCAAAGAAACTCCAATCAAGGACAGACTTCAAGGGGCAAATACTGCTGTTGGAAAAGATTTTAGCAGAGTATCCCTATCATGCAGTGAATTTTCAAATGAAAATATTGACACTTTATGTGACCAACCAGATGAAGGTATAACCCCTTCTAAACCAGTTGAAGGTATGAGATGTAATTCCATGAGGGAGAGTTGTGTGGCTGCAAATGCTAGCCAATGTACAAATGATATTGTAATCAACTCCCAGTCACCTGATATGATTATTTTGGATAAATTTGATGGAAAAAGATGGAATGAACTACCAGAGTCATCGATTGGTGGGTTGTCAGCAGAAGTAAATG GTGGATCTAATATCTCTCTCGTGGATGAGAGTAATAGTGTTGAACATGGTACCGTAATCATTCAACAATCTGACAAGGCAAAGCTTGAGGAAACTTGTGTACTGGTGAGTGGTGAAGAACTTCATTTTATTCATCACTCAGTAGCCAACTGTAACCCTTACAAG aaaaaaattccAAAAGCCTTCACTTCAAGAACAAGTTCAGTAAGGCAGCAAGAATACAAGCAGCTTGCATTATGGCATGGGCATCATACAAATTCATTTTTAGAAGGTGAAGAAGAGTCGAACAAATCCCAGACTCATGATTTTTGTGAATCTGAATGGGAGATTCTGTAG
- the LOC126800286 gene encoding uncharacterized protein LOC126800286 isoform X2, producing the protein MTTMDVKGITWVGCVYEKFESMCLEVEENMYQDTVNFVEDQVQTVGESVKKFYADVMQDFLCHSSLDQDDISPCGFPVEHYSDGSKKSKLKKEHAKVGVEEVNGDSEVISSVEKNVNCSGLFHRQRVYDSCTKSSGNCAKVELPDLYSRQEYSMRSYSKKVVVKETPIKDRLQGANTAVGKDFSRVSLSCSEFSNENIDTLCDQPDEGITPSKPVEGMRCNSMRESCVAANASQCTNDIVINSQSPDMIILDKFDGKRWNELPESSIGGLSAEVNGGSNISLVDESNSVEHGTVIIQQSDKAKLEETCVLKKIPKAFTSRTSSVRQQEYKQLALWHGHHTNSFLEGEEESNKSQTHDFCESEWEIL; encoded by the exons ATGACCACGATGGATGTCAAAGGTATAACCTGGGTTGGGTGTGTGTACGAAAAATTCGAATCTATGTGCTTGGAGGTGGAAGAAAATATGTACCAG GACACAGTTAATTTTGTTGAAGATCAGGTACAGACTGTTGGGGAGAGTGTTAAAAAGTTTTATGCAGATGTAATGCAAGATTTTCTCTGTCACTCTTCATTAGATCAAGATGACATATCACCCTGTGGTTTTCCTGTTGAACATTATTCAGATGGTTCTAAGAAATCAAAGCTTAAGAAAGAACACGCAAAGGTTGGTGTTGAAGAAGTGAATGGGGATTCAGAGGTAATTTCTTCTGTGGAGAAGAATGTAAACTGTTCAGGATTGTTCCATAGACAGCGTGTCTATGATTCTTGCACAAAATCCTCAGGCAATTGTGCCAAAGTAGAACTGCCTGACTTGTATTCAAGACAAGAGTATAGTATGAGAAGTTATAGTAAGAAAGTGGTTGTCAAAGAAACTCCAATCAAGGACAGACTTCAAGGGGCAAATACTGCTGTTGGAAAAGATTTTAGCAGAGTATCCCTATCATGCAGTGAATTTTCAAATGAAAATATTGACACTTTATGTGACCAACCAGATGAAGGTATAACCCCTTCTAAACCAGTTGAAGGTATGAGATGTAATTCCATGAGGGAGAGTTGTGTGGCTGCAAATGCTAGCCAATGTACAAATGATATTGTAATCAACTCCCAGTCACCTGATATGATTATTTTGGATAAATTTGATGGAAAAAGATGGAATGAACTACCAGAGTCATCGATTGGTGGGTTGTCAGCAGAAGTAAATG GTGGATCTAATATCTCTCTCGTGGATGAGAGTAATAGTGTTGAACATGGTACCGTAATCATTCAACAATCTGACAAGGCAAAGCTTGAGGAAACTTGTGTACTG aaaaaaattccAAAAGCCTTCACTTCAAGAACAAGTTCAGTAAGGCAGCAAGAATACAAGCAGCTTGCATTATGGCATGGGCATCATACAAATTCATTTTTAGAAGGTGAAGAAGAGTCGAACAAATCCCAGACTCATGATTTTTGTGAATCTGAATGGGAGATTCTGTAG
- the LOC126800289 gene encoding uncharacterized protein At1g03900, with amino-acid sequence MEQEQKKTTLNDQDDAEVEALELVLFQVPECYVYLIPPRKSAASYRADEWDVNKWEWEGILKVISKGEDCIIRLEEKNTGELYARAFLRKGEPHPVEPVIDSSRYFVLRVEENIDGRLRHAFIGIGFRERTEAYDFQAALHDHMKYLNKKKTAEEMEQKFQQTSSVDYSLKEGETLVLQLKSKSTEGVKSKLSELAVSNSPKKSNQKESLICIKPPPPPPGPLSPSTNALKPSTNPPNLSLEGAPKFPESVTDDSKETNASANQSTQDIPDDDFGDFQAAV; translated from the exons ATGGAGCAGGAACAGAAGAAAACGACATTGAATGATCAAGACGACGCCGAAGTCGAGGCACTGGAGCTCGTGCTTTTTCAAGTCCCCGAATGCTACGTCTACTTG ATCCCGCCGAGAAAAAGTGCAGCTTCAtacag GGCTGATGAATGGGATGTAAACAAATGGGAATGGGAAGGAATACTGAAAGTCATAAGCAAAGGAGAAGACTGCATTATCAGACTTGAAGAGAAGAACACTG gTGAACTATATGCTCGGGCATTTTTAAGAAAAGGAGAGCCACATCCGGTGGAACCTGTAATTGATAGCAGCAG ATACTTTGTTCTTCGTGTAGAGGAAAACATAG ACGGTCGACTTCGGCATGCTTTCATTGGCATAGGATTTCGAGAAAGAACAGAAGCTTATGATTTCCAAGCAGCCCTGCATGATCACATGAA ATAtctaaacaagaagaaaactgCAGAAGAGATGGAACAGAAATTTCAGCAAACTTCATCAGTTGATTACAGCTTAAAAGAGGGGGAGACTCTTGTACTGCAATTAAAAAGT AAAAGTACGGAAGGTGTGAAGTCCAAGCTCTCGGAGCTAGCAGTAAGCAATTCGCCAAAAAAGAGTAACCAAAAAGAGTCATTGATCTGTAtcaaaccaccaccacctcctccagGACCGCTCTCACCTTCTACGAATGCCCTGAAGCCTTCCACAAACCCACCAAATCTGAGTCTTGAGGGAGCTCCTAAATTTCCAGAATCAGTGACAGatgattcaaaagaaactaatgCTTCGGCAAATCAAAGCACACAAGATATACCAGATGACGACTTTGGGGATTTTCAGGCAGCCGTTTAA